The following coding sequences lie in one Crassostrea angulata isolate pt1a10 chromosome 10, ASM2561291v2, whole genome shotgun sequence genomic window:
- the LOC128167901 gene encoding receptor-type tyrosine-protein phosphatase epsilon-like isoform X2: MELKWVFLEVLVILLTHFTEGMSTFVGYKVSQSSLGTVQNGAENAVDNNDSTCALTKYGAGNYWRIQFNQTLTVKSVGLRLKGGNYTIEVRNSSKEHSERLLCASIHLVYQFVTYSKNVACKTAVHGDIIIVNKTDIGNLNLCDFKLKVCELSSHDIMCPMCAPDSTCRHCDQSNSGASCERNCSEGCVPGSCDELTGECNSTTGFNATGTHHSSKDTQIAFWVLCSLGFLTLIAIPFLVKRFYKRSRCCKTIQAYFEPRTNLSEHDTERTRFSLSSSRVILEPEGDRRNSNDPYNQAIQVVVTFNSINAKPQPIEQFVKETHQKMMTNEFRSEFKVLPNGLMNLHTEALKRENITKNRFKKIYPYDANRVILMSSGGSYSGDYINASYIQGVYKEDAYIAAQGPFTEQTVVDFWRMVWQVKSRRIVMLTCLTEDGKEKCLQYWPDDIGEYGPFHVIIQKREVFDKFTIRKFIGEETKRVNHYQFTVWPDTKVPESLEGLLCFRNLTKNSLRSDEGPMIVHGSAGIGRTGTFIALDYLLEKGFKEGSVDVKTCVISLRQQRPFAIQSVDQYAFLHDALVEGFTNISWNCALHVLDEM; the protein is encoded by the exons ATGGAGTTAAAGTGGGTATTCTTGGAAGTATTGGTCATTCTCTTGACGCATTTTACTGAAG GGATGTCTACTTTTGTTGGATACAAAGTCTCGCAAAGTTCTCTTGGAACTGTTCAAAATGGAGCCGAAAATGCTGTGGATAACAATGATTCCACGTGTGCACTAACAAAGTATGGTGCTGGTAACTACTGGAGAATACAGTTTAACCAAACACTTACTGTGAAGAGTGTGGGTCTACGATTGAAAGGAG GGAACTATACAATAGAAGTGAGGAATTCCTCCAAGGAGCACTCAGAACGACTTCTGTGTGCTTCGATACATCTTGTATATCAATTTGTAACCTATTCAAAGAATGTCGCCTGTAAAACAGCAGTTCATGGAGATATTATCATCGTAAATAAAACGGACATCGGAAATTTAAACTTGTGTGATTTTAAACTCAAAG TGTGTGAACTAAGCAGCCATGATATCATGTGCCCAATGTGTGCACCAGACAGTACCTGTAGACACTGTGACCAGTCCAACTCTGGAGCCTCGTGTGAACGCAACTGTTCTGAAGGGTGTGTACCTGGCTCTTGTGACGAACTGACCGGGGAGTGTAACTCTACCACAGGCTTCAATGCAACTGGGACACACC ACAGCAGCAAAGATACACAGATAGCGTTTTGGGTTTTGTGTTCCCTTGGATTTCTAACTTTGATTGCAATTCCCTTTCTAGTGAAAag GTTTTATAAAAGATCCCGGTGTTGTAAGACTATTCAGGCGTATTTCGAACCCCGAACCAATCTCTCTGAACACGACACTGAGAGGACCAGGTTCAGCTTAAGCAGTAGCAGGGTGATTCTCGAACCCGAGGGAGACAGACGGAATTCAAACGATCCGTATAATCAGGCCATACAAGTTGTGGTGACGTTTAACAGTATAAATGCCAAGCCTCAACCAATAGAACAGTTTGTTAAAGAAACACACCAGAAAATGATGACCAACGAGTTCCGGTCGGAATTTAAG gTTCTACCAAACGGTCTAATGAATCTGCACACAGAAGCCTTGAAAAGAGAAAATATAACCAAAAACCGTTTCAAGAAAATATATCCAT ATGATGCAAATCGAGTCATTCTAATGTCATCTGGAGGTTCATATTCTGGAGACTATATAAACGCTAGCTATATCCAG GGTGTTTACAAAGAAGATGCATACATTGCAGCTCAAG GTCCCTTCACTGAGCAAACTGTTGTTGATTTCTGGAGAATGGTTTGGCAAGTAAAAAGCAGACGGATTGTCATGCTAACTTGTCTGACGGAAGACGGTAAG gAAAAGTGCTTGCAGTATTGGCCCGACGACATAGGCGAATATGGTCCGTTTCATGTGATCATTCAAAAAAGAGAAGTGTTCGACAAGTTTACAATTCGAAAGTTTATT GGAGAAGAAACTAAACGAGTGAATCACTACCAGTTTACTGTCTGGCCAGACACAAAGGTCCCAGAGAGCTTAGAGGGTCTTCTCTGTTTCCGAAACCTCACCAAGAATTCCTTACGGTCTGATGAAGGGCCAATGATTGTACATGGAAG CGCTGGAATTGGTCGAACGGGAACCTTTATCGCCCTTGACTATCTGTTAGAGAAGGGGTTCAAAGAAGGATCTGTTGATGTCAAAACCTGCGTCATCTCATTGCGACAGCAGAGGCCATTCGCAATTCAATCAGTG GACCAATATGCCTTCCTCCATGACGCCCTTGTTGAGGGTTTTACGAACATCAGCTGGAACTGTGCTCTACATGTCTTGGACGAAATGTAG
- the LOC128167901 gene encoding receptor-type tyrosine-protein phosphatase epsilon-like isoform X1: protein MELKWVFLEVLVILLTHFTEGMSTFVGYKVSQSSLGTVQNGAENAVDNNDSTCALTKYGAGNYWRIQFNQTLTVKSVGLRLKGGNYTIEVRNSSKEHSERLLCASIHLVYQFVTYSKNVACKTAVHGDIIIVNKTDIGNLNLCDFKLKVCELSSHDIMCPMCAPDSTCRHCDQSNSGASCERNCSEGCVPGSCDELTGECNSTTGFNATGTHHSSKDTQIAFWVLCSLGFLTLIAIPFLVKRFYKRSRCCKTIQAYFEPRTNLSEHDTERTRFSLSSSRVILEPEGDRRNSNDPYNQAIQVVVTFNSINAKPQPIEQFVKETHQKMMTNEFRSEFKVLPNGLMNLHTEALKRENITKNRFKKIYPYDANRVILMSSGGSYSGDYINASYIQGVYKEDAYIAAQGPFTEQTVVDFWRMVWQVKSRRIVMLTCLTEDGKEKCLQYWPDDIGEYGPFHVIIQKREVFDKFTIRKFIVRKGEETKRVNHYQFTVWPDTKVPESLEGLLCFRNLTKNSLRSDEGPMIVHGSAGIGRTGTFIALDYLLEKGFKEGSVDVKTCVISLRQQRPFAIQSVDQYAFLHDALVEGFTNISWNCALHVLDEM from the exons ATGGAGTTAAAGTGGGTATTCTTGGAAGTATTGGTCATTCTCTTGACGCATTTTACTGAAG GGATGTCTACTTTTGTTGGATACAAAGTCTCGCAAAGTTCTCTTGGAACTGTTCAAAATGGAGCCGAAAATGCTGTGGATAACAATGATTCCACGTGTGCACTAACAAAGTATGGTGCTGGTAACTACTGGAGAATACAGTTTAACCAAACACTTACTGTGAAGAGTGTGGGTCTACGATTGAAAGGAG GGAACTATACAATAGAAGTGAGGAATTCCTCCAAGGAGCACTCAGAACGACTTCTGTGTGCTTCGATACATCTTGTATATCAATTTGTAACCTATTCAAAGAATGTCGCCTGTAAAACAGCAGTTCATGGAGATATTATCATCGTAAATAAAACGGACATCGGAAATTTAAACTTGTGTGATTTTAAACTCAAAG TGTGTGAACTAAGCAGCCATGATATCATGTGCCCAATGTGTGCACCAGACAGTACCTGTAGACACTGTGACCAGTCCAACTCTGGAGCCTCGTGTGAACGCAACTGTTCTGAAGGGTGTGTACCTGGCTCTTGTGACGAACTGACCGGGGAGTGTAACTCTACCACAGGCTTCAATGCAACTGGGACACACC ACAGCAGCAAAGATACACAGATAGCGTTTTGGGTTTTGTGTTCCCTTGGATTTCTAACTTTGATTGCAATTCCCTTTCTAGTGAAAag GTTTTATAAAAGATCCCGGTGTTGTAAGACTATTCAGGCGTATTTCGAACCCCGAACCAATCTCTCTGAACACGACACTGAGAGGACCAGGTTCAGCTTAAGCAGTAGCAGGGTGATTCTCGAACCCGAGGGAGACAGACGGAATTCAAACGATCCGTATAATCAGGCCATACAAGTTGTGGTGACGTTTAACAGTATAAATGCCAAGCCTCAACCAATAGAACAGTTTGTTAAAGAAACACACCAGAAAATGATGACCAACGAGTTCCGGTCGGAATTTAAG gTTCTACCAAACGGTCTAATGAATCTGCACACAGAAGCCTTGAAAAGAGAAAATATAACCAAAAACCGTTTCAAGAAAATATATCCAT ATGATGCAAATCGAGTCATTCTAATGTCATCTGGAGGTTCATATTCTGGAGACTATATAAACGCTAGCTATATCCAG GGTGTTTACAAAGAAGATGCATACATTGCAGCTCAAG GTCCCTTCACTGAGCAAACTGTTGTTGATTTCTGGAGAATGGTTTGGCAAGTAAAAAGCAGACGGATTGTCATGCTAACTTGTCTGACGGAAGACGGTAAG gAAAAGTGCTTGCAGTATTGGCCCGACGACATAGGCGAATATGGTCCGTTTCATGTGATCATTCAAAAAAGAGAAGTGTTCGACAAGTTTACAATTCGAAAGTTTATTGTAAGAAAG GGAGAAGAAACTAAACGAGTGAATCACTACCAGTTTACTGTCTGGCCAGACACAAAGGTCCCAGAGAGCTTAGAGGGTCTTCTCTGTTTCCGAAACCTCACCAAGAATTCCTTACGGTCTGATGAAGGGCCAATGATTGTACATGGAAG CGCTGGAATTGGTCGAACGGGAACCTTTATCGCCCTTGACTATCTGTTAGAGAAGGGGTTCAAAGAAGGATCTGTTGATGTCAAAACCTGCGTCATCTCATTGCGACAGCAGAGGCCATTCGCAATTCAATCAGTG GACCAATATGCCTTCCTCCATGACGCCCTTGTTGAGGGTTTTACGAACATCAGCTGGAACTGTGCTCTACATGTCTTGGACGAAATGTAG